The following coding sequences lie in one Desulfonatronum thiodismutans genomic window:
- the minE gene encoding cell division topological specificity factor MinE has product MGIFSYFRSKKSTAQVAKNRLQIIVAHERAQNSGYDFLPRLRQEILLVVQKYVHVELEHINVDVNRDGDCEVLEFNVTLPDSKS; this is encoded by the coding sequence ATGGGTATTTTCAGCTATTTTCGATCCAAAAAATCCACGGCCCAGGTCGCCAAGAACCGCCTGCAAATCATCGTCGCCCACGAACGCGCCCAGAACTCGGGCTACGACTTCCTGCCCAGACTGCGCCAGGAAATCCTGCTCGTGGTCCAGAAGTACGTCCATGTGGAGCTGGAACACATCAATGTCGACGTGAACCGCGACGGGGACTGCGAAGTCCTGGAGTTCAACGTCACCCTGCCGGACAGCAAGTCATAG
- a CDS encoding sigma-54-dependent transcriptional regulator: MSQEENFVENCVLVVDDDPNILHLLETRLASAGFSVLTAQDGQDALAQLHDQAVDLVLSDIRMPGLNGQELLKEVRKGWPGLPVILLTAYGRIPEAVASVQQGAADYLTKPFNGRELVAKVKEVLAGRPSTRTTSLAPSDMRDIGLVAGQSPAMAKLLTLIKRVAPSDVTVLVEGESGTGKELVARLLHRLSRRASGPLVVVDCGSTQSTLLESELFGHIKGAFTHALQEKQGLIQAANEGTLFLDEIGNISMEMQTRLLRFLQEKTVRRLGDVHTTTVNCRVVAATNADLAAMVGQGTFREDLYYRLKVVRVHVPPLRDRREDIPALAEFFLQSFCEQSNMPCPELSTAALRLLEKHPWPGNIRELRHVMEVSSLLSDKPVLTAEDLHVEPSAQQPEASVLSLDESERNAIIRALKHVNWVQKDAADLLGISRRAMHYKVRKYGIDIPKRGEKS, from the coding sequence TTGAGCCAAGAAGAAAATTTCGTTGAAAATTGCGTCCTGGTGGTGGATGACGACCCGAACATTCTCCATCTCCTGGAGACACGGCTGGCTTCCGCCGGATTCTCCGTCCTGACCGCCCAGGACGGTCAGGACGCCTTGGCGCAATTGCACGACCAGGCCGTTGATCTGGTGCTTTCCGATATCCGGATGCCCGGGCTGAACGGCCAGGAACTGTTGAAAGAAGTTCGGAAGGGATGGCCCGGATTGCCGGTTATTTTGCTGACGGCTTACGGACGCATCCCCGAAGCCGTGGCGTCCGTCCAACAAGGAGCGGCCGACTACCTGACCAAGCCGTTCAATGGGCGGGAGCTCGTTGCCAAGGTCAAGGAGGTGCTTGCCGGAAGGCCGAGCACCCGAACGACGAGCCTCGCCCCTTCCGACATGAGGGATATCGGGTTGGTGGCGGGACAAAGCCCGGCCATGGCCAAGCTGTTGACGTTGATCAAGCGTGTTGCCCCAAGTGACGTCACCGTGCTCGTTGAGGGAGAATCCGGAACAGGCAAGGAACTTGTCGCCCGGTTGCTGCATCGGTTGAGCAGACGTGCAAGCGGGCCACTGGTGGTGGTTGATTGCGGTTCAACGCAATCGACGTTGCTGGAAAGTGAACTTTTCGGCCACATCAAGGGCGCATTCACCCATGCCCTGCAGGAGAAGCAGGGTCTGATCCAGGCGGCGAACGAGGGGACGCTGTTTCTGGATGAAATCGGCAATATTTCCATGGAGATGCAGACACGGCTACTACGGTTTCTGCAGGAAAAGACCGTGCGCAGGCTTGGCGATGTGCATACCACCACGGTCAATTGCCGGGTTGTCGCGGCCACCAATGCCGACTTGGCGGCCATGGTGGGGCAGGGGACGTTCCGTGAGGATCTTTACTACCGCCTCAAGGTCGTTCGGGTGCACGTCCCGCCGTTGCGGGATCGACGGGAGGACATTCCTGCTCTGGCGGAGTTTTTTCTGCAATCCTTCTGCGAACAGTCCAACATGCCGTGTCCTGAACTCTCAACAGCCGCCCTGCGCCTCTTGGAAAAGCATCCCTGGCCGGGCAATATCCGAGAATTGCGGCACGTTATGGAAGTTTCCTCTTTGTTGTCGGACAAACCGGTGCTCACCGCCGAGGACCTGCATGTGGAGCCGTCCGCGCAGCAGCCTGAAGCCTCGGTGCTCTCCCTGGATGAAAGCGAACGCAACGCGATAATCCGCGCTCTTAAACACGTGAACTGGGTGCAAAAGGACGCCGCCGACCTCCTGGGCATCAGCCGAAGGGCGATGCATTACAAGGTGCGAAAATACGGGATTGATATTCCCAAGCGGGGGGAAAAATCCTGA
- a CDS encoding HAMP domain-containing sensor histidine kinase, whose product MDRLSIFDRINVSVQEIYDRGEAAYRWGLTGLAAMTFLGVATSLGIALHLNRSLREIRLGISRMANDEEFRPIETNSSDELGELAGAFNEMAERLEVEARVRAEFISMLSHEIRTPLTSIREAVSLVQDGVLGTVDQRQSAYLDIAQKEAHRLSDLLTKLMQISNLGAKRIDLSVQALPLLNLVREAILRIQPIAVKKSIIVEPPRLKEVVWVLADKEHIQQVLFNLLGNALKFAPCGSLVTINVTVLEASGMVKTCVMDQGPGIPPGERKYVFQRFYRGEGVKKISDGAGLGLSISRRIIEAHSGEIWLEDTSSTGSAFCFTLPLVMNHRD is encoded by the coding sequence ATGGATCGTCTGAGCATTTTTGACCGGATCAATGTGAGCGTCCAGGAGATTTACGACCGAGGAGAAGCAGCATACCGTTGGGGGCTGACGGGGTTGGCGGCGATGACTTTTTTGGGTGTTGCTACGAGCCTTGGCATTGCCCTGCATTTGAATCGCTCACTGCGGGAAATCCGTCTGGGCATCAGCAGAATGGCCAATGATGAGGAGTTCCGGCCGATCGAGACGAATTCCTCGGATGAACTGGGAGAGTTGGCTGGGGCGTTCAACGAAATGGCCGAACGTCTGGAGGTGGAAGCCCGTGTGCGCGCGGAATTCATATCCATGCTCAGTCACGAAATCCGTACGCCGTTGACAAGCATCCGGGAGGCCGTCAGTCTCGTCCAGGACGGGGTTCTGGGAACGGTGGATCAACGCCAGTCAGCCTACCTGGATATTGCGCAAAAAGAGGCGCACAGACTTTCTGATCTGCTTACGAAATTGATGCAGATCTCCAACTTGGGTGCAAAGCGGATCGACCTCTCCGTGCAAGCCTTGCCCCTCCTAAATCTGGTTCGCGAGGCCATCCTGCGTATCCAACCCATTGCCGTGAAGAAATCCATAATCGTCGAACCGCCTCGTCTGAAGGAAGTGGTTTGGGTTTTGGCGGACAAGGAACATATTCAGCAAGTGCTCTTCAACCTGCTGGGAAATGCCCTGAAATTCGCCCCATGTGGCTCATTGGTCACGATCAACGTTACGGTGCTGGAGGCATCCGGCATGGTGAAAACCTGTGTCATGGATCAAGGTCCGGGAATCCCTCCGGGGGAACGAAAATATGTTTTTCAACGTTTCTACCGTGGAGAAGGCGTCAAAAAAATTTCCGATGGAGCCGGGCTGGGCTTGAGTATTTCCCGGCGGATCATCGAGGCGCATTCAGGAGAGATATGGCTGGAGGATACGTCATCAACCGGAAGCGCGTTCTGTTTCACGCTCCCCCTGGTCATGAACCATCGGGACTAA